A genomic window from Silene latifolia isolate original U9 population chromosome Y, ASM4854445v1, whole genome shotgun sequence includes:
- the LOC141630000 gene encoding putative mitochondrial protein AtMg00310: protein MGGMSFRDFLKSNQALLGKQAWRLLTSSECLWARLMRSKYYTGGSFLEAGLEYNPSYTWRGIVGAWKVVEMGLRKRIGNGADTYIWKDAWITGTHSGRVLSPCFGDPNILKVSELMTENGHAWDEQKLGLYLLPFEHERVRNIRLSTG from the coding sequence ATGGGGGGAATGAGTTTTCGagattttttgaaatcgaaccaaGCTTTGCTTGGTAAACAAGCGTGGCGGTTGCTTACGTCTTCGGAGTGTCTGTGGGCTAGGCTAATGAGAAGTAAATATTATACTGGTGGATCGTTTCTTGAGGCAGGTCTCGAGTATAACCCTAGCTACACTTGGAGAGGAATTGTTGGAGCGTGGAAGGTGGTGGAAATGGGGCTTCGAAAGCGTATTGGAAACGGGGCTGATACATACATTTGGAAGGATGCGTGGATCACGGGTACGCATTCTGGTCGCGTGTTGTCGCCATGTTTTGGAGACCCAAACATCTTAAAGGTGTCAGAACTGATGACGGAGAATGGGCATGCGTGGGATGAGCAAAAACTCGGACTCTATTTGTTACCTTTCGAACATGAACGGGTAAGGAATATAAGGTTGAGTACGGGGTAG
- the LOC141630002 gene encoding secreted RxLR effector protein 78-like, producing MAVKLDMVKAYDRVEWDFLEGVLRAMGFERGWVDRVLECVSTVSSAALINGTAKEVFRPARGLRQGHPLSPYLFILCVEILSSLVRRAVENNMLKGLRISSHAPMISHLFFADDSIFFLRASETEAELLSVILRGYEKASGQLINLDKTTGLL from the coding sequence ATGGCCGTCAAATTGGATATGGTCAAAGCGTATGATAGAGTGGAATGGGACTTTTTGGAAGGGGTGCTCCGGGCAATGGGTTTTGAGAGGGGTTGGGTGGATAGAGTGCTGGAGTGTGTTTCCACTGTTTCATCGGCGGCTTTGATTAATGGGACGGCGAAGGAGGTGTTCAGACCGGCGCGGGGGCTTCGTCAGGGGCACCCTTTGTCCCCGTACCTATTTATCCTTTGTGTGGAGATTCTTTCGAGTTTGgtgaggagggccgtggagaatAATATGTTAAAGGGCCTTCGAATTTCGAGCCATGCACCAATGATTTCCCACTTATTCTTTGCTGACGATAGCATTTTCTTTCTTCGTGCGAGTGAGACTGAGGCGGAGCTATTGAGTGTTATACTGAGGGGCTATGAGAAAGCGTCGGGTCAACTTATCAATTTGGACAAAACGACGGGTCTTCTATAG